A single window of Marinobacter sp. LA51 DNA harbors:
- a CDS encoding sodium ion-translocating decarboxylase subunit beta — MEKIMTLWTGSGLFNIEPGQVVMIAIGLLLLFLAIRKGFEPLLLVPIGFGGILANIPEAGLALTAAENAIHFGLKNGATEVLAALAAPLDVAYQAGQAATPELKEAFKVAVKEASYSEMAMANAVAQDAGYGNGMLYNFYSVVIGSTIGPLLIFMGVGAMTDFGPLLANPKTLLLGAAAQFGIFGTVIGAALLDAFGILDFTILEAAAIGIIGGADGPTSIYVSSVLAPHLLGAIAVSAYAYMALVPMIQPPIMKALTSHEERAVKMNQLRPVSKKEKIIFPLVVLIAVVLFLPDAAPLLGMFCFGNLMRECGVVERLSDTAQNALINIVTIFLGLSVGSKLMADKFLDGQTLGILGLGIVAFGVGTASGVLMAKLMNKFSKEAINPLIGSAGVSAVPMAARVSNKVGLEANPQNFLLMHAMGPNVAGVIGSAVAAGVMIKLLS, encoded by the coding sequence ATGGAAAAAATTATGACGCTCTGGACAGGCAGTGGCCTGTTCAATATCGAACCAGGCCAGGTGGTGATGATTGCCATCGGTCTGCTCCTGCTGTTCCTTGCGATCCGCAAGGGCTTTGAGCCACTGTTGCTGGTACCTATTGGTTTCGGCGGCATCCTGGCGAACATTCCGGAGGCAGGGCTGGCCCTGACTGCGGCGGAAAATGCTATCCACTTCGGGTTGAAGAATGGCGCGACAGAGGTTTTGGCTGCCTTGGCAGCGCCGCTGGATGTTGCTTACCAGGCCGGGCAGGCGGCAACGCCCGAACTGAAGGAAGCCTTCAAGGTGGCGGTAAAAGAGGCCAGCTATTCCGAAATGGCGATGGCGAATGCCGTTGCCCAGGATGCCGGTTATGGCAATGGCATGCTGTATAACTTCTACTCAGTGGTTATCGGCAGCACCATCGGTCCTCTGTTGATCTTCATGGGTGTGGGCGCGATGACCGACTTCGGTCCGCTGCTGGCGAACCCGAAGACTCTGCTCCTGGGTGCCGCGGCACAGTTCGGTATCTTCGGTACCGTGATTGGTGCGGCCCTGCTGGACGCTTTCGGCATCCTGGATTTCACCATCCTGGAAGCTGCGGCCATCGGTATCATCGGTGGTGCGGACGGTCCGACGTCCATTTACGTATCCAGTGTTCTGGCGCCGCACCTGCTGGGTGCCATCGCGGTCTCGGCTTACGCCTACATGGCGCTGGTACCGATGATTCAGCCGCCGATCATGAAGGCGCTGACCAGCCACGAAGAGCGTGCGGTCAAGATGAATCAGCTGCGTCCGGTCAGCAAGAAAGAGAAGATTATCTTCCCGCTGGTAGTACTGATTGCCGTGGTTCTGTTCCTGCCTGATGCGGCTCCGCTGCTGGGTATGTTCTGCTTCGGTAACCTGATGCGTGAGTGTGGCGTTGTTGAGCGTCTGAGCGACACGGCCCAGAACGCACTGATCAACATTGTGACGATCTTCCTTGGCCTGTCTGTTGGCTCCAAGCTGATGGCGGACAAGTTCCTGGACGGCCAGACTCTGGGCATCCTGGGCTTGGGTATCGTTGCCTTCGGTGTGGGTACGGCCTCTGGCGTACTGATGGCGAAGCTGATGAACAAGTTCAGCAAGGAAGCCATCAACCCGCTGATTGGTTCTGCCGGTGTTTCGGCTGTACCGATGGCGGCACGGGTTTCCAACAAGGTTGGTCTGGAAGCTAACCCGCAGAACTTCCTGCTGATGCATGCCATGGGTCCAAACGTGGCTGGTGTTATCGGCTCTGCGGTTGCTGCTGGTGTGATGATCAAGCTGCTTAGCTGA
- a CDS encoding OadG family protein, with protein sequence MNDLMSQAVDLMIAGMGFVFAFLVVLVFATLLMSKLVARFAPPEPATPAKTPRAKPKAPASVDPDTAEAIKKAIGQFRSRHKK encoded by the coding sequence ATGAATGACCTGATGTCACAAGCCGTGGATCTGATGATTGCCGGCATGGGATTTGTGTTTGCATTCCTGGTAGTGCTGGTATTCGCAACGCTGCTCATGTCCAAGCTGGTCGCTCGGTTTGCGCCGCCAGAGCCGGCAACCCCGGCAAAAACACCACGTGCCAAGCCCAAGGCGCCTGCGTCGGTTGATCCGGACACCGCCGAGGCCATCAAGAAGGCAATTGGACAATTCCGGTCACGCCACAAGAAGTGA
- a CDS encoding Y-family DNA polymerase: MLWLYLHFPHLLLDHIRRTREEADALVIVEGSGQKVIQACPEARDQGVHAGMRLKTALSLVPELGTVRADQQQEARILEDQARWLYRYAAHIVLVPPDGLMAEIGSLKRLYGGLPAAWQTVEQALDERQLTAWPGLGHTPLAARLIARAGKGECTDDKGHIQRTLSQMPLLAAEFDARTCTRLQRLGLNTLGEVFALPAADLARRLSPETLARVQKIQGTRPDPQAPWQPPHHFRQQADFVQEIELSQGLLFPLQRILAELEEDLCWRQQETDSLLLALRHRHEEPTRIRIRTSGPEHRADAFLNLVRLRFEQQPLRAPVVSLQLSVKRFLGREADTGQDLLGETQDLNEAWHTLMSRLQARLGDQALQQLSPQADHRPERAWSASGVQRNNRPAGTTANQLPRRPLWLLQGPQPLTEAPIAWFAGPERISGGWWDGQRVHRDYYIAQLSSGQLAWVFRDIREGWFVHGWFG; encoded by the coding sequence ATGCTCTGGTTGTATCTGCACTTCCCGCACCTGCTGCTGGACCACATTCGCCGCACCCGCGAGGAAGCGGACGCACTGGTGATTGTCGAAGGCTCCGGACAAAAGGTAATACAGGCCTGCCCGGAAGCCCGGGACCAGGGCGTGCATGCGGGCATGCGTCTGAAAACCGCCCTCAGCCTGGTGCCGGAGCTGGGCACCGTGCGTGCAGACCAGCAGCAGGAAGCCCGGATTCTGGAAGATCAGGCCCGCTGGCTGTACCGCTATGCCGCCCACATCGTGCTGGTACCACCGGATGGCCTGATGGCGGAAATCGGCAGCCTGAAACGGCTTTATGGCGGCCTGCCCGCAGCCTGGCAAACCGTGGAACAGGCCTTGGACGAACGCCAGCTTACCGCCTGGCCCGGCCTTGGCCACACGCCCCTGGCCGCCCGCCTGATTGCCCGTGCAGGCAAAGGTGAATGCACCGATGACAAAGGCCACATTCAACGCACCCTGAGCCAGATGCCGCTGTTGGCGGCCGAGTTTGATGCCCGCACCTGCACCCGCCTGCAACGGCTTGGGCTGAACACCCTGGGAGAAGTCTTTGCCCTGCCCGCGGCCGATCTGGCGCGCCGGCTGTCGCCGGAAACCCTGGCCCGGGTTCAGAAGATCCAGGGCACCCGGCCAGACCCACAAGCGCCCTGGCAACCGCCGCACCACTTCCGGCAGCAGGCGGATTTTGTGCAGGAGATAGAGTTGTCCCAGGGGCTGTTGTTCCCACTGCAGCGCATACTGGCGGAACTGGAAGAAGATCTGTGCTGGCGCCAGCAGGAAACCGACAGCCTGTTGCTGGCACTCCGGCACCGGCACGAAGAACCCACCCGTATTCGTATCCGAACCTCAGGCCCTGAGCACCGGGCTGATGCGTTCCTGAATCTGGTGCGCCTGCGGTTTGAGCAGCAGCCGTTGCGGGCACCGGTGGTCTCACTGCAGTTATCCGTAAAACGCTTTCTGGGCCGGGAAGCCGACACCGGCCAGGATCTGCTGGGCGAAACCCAGGATCTGAACGAAGCCTGGCACACCCTGATGAGCCGACTGCAGGCCCGGCTTGGCGATCAGGCCCTGCAACAGCTGTCGCCCCAGGCAGACCACCGTCCGGAACGGGCCTGGAGCGCCTCCGGGGTACAGCGCAACAACCGGCCAGCAGGCACCACGGCTAACCAACTGCCCCGACGCCCGCTGTGGTTACTGCAGGGGCCGCAACCACTCACGGAAGCACCCATCGCCTGGTTTGCCGGCCCGGAACGCATCAGCGGTGGCTGGTGGGACGGCCAGCGGGTGCACCGGGACTATTACATTGCCCAACTCAGCAGCGGCCAGCTGGCCTGGGTGTTCCGGGATATCCGGGAAGGCTGGTTCGTGCATGGATGGTTTGGCTGA
- a CDS encoding DUF2058 domain-containing protein: MPSLQDQLLKAGLADEKKAKAIRTEKRKKRKAQPKGAVQENEAEIRARKARDEKAERDRELNRQRQQEAEKKAVQAQIRQLVSTNRLDRSRGETSYQFVHDKKIKKIFVDDTMVDQLSRGRLAIVFVNDNYELVAEGVARKIQERDESAVVVLHDRKTDDTGEDDPYAGYEIPDDLMW, encoded by the coding sequence ATGCCTTCCCTGCAGGATCAGCTACTGAAAGCCGGCCTGGCCGACGAGAAAAAGGCCAAAGCCATTCGCACCGAAAAACGCAAGAAGCGCAAGGCCCAGCCCAAGGGTGCAGTGCAGGAAAACGAGGCCGAGATTCGGGCACGCAAGGCCCGCGATGAAAAAGCCGAACGAGACCGCGAACTAAACCGGCAGCGCCAGCAAGAAGCCGAGAAGAAGGCCGTCCAGGCTCAGATCCGCCAACTGGTGAGCACCAACCGCCTGGACCGCAGCCGGGGCGAAACCTCGTACCAGTTTGTGCACGACAAGAAGATCAAGAAGATCTTTGTCGACGACACCATGGTGGACCAGCTGTCTCGAGGCCGACTGGCCATTGTGTTCGTGAATGACAACTACGAACTGGTTGCAGAAGGGGTGGCCCGGAAAATCCAGGAGCGTGACGAATCCGCCGTCGTGGTCCTGCATGACCGGAAAACCGATGATACCGGTGAGGACGACCCGTATGCCGGCTATGAGATCCCTGATGACCTGATGTGGTGA
- the oadA gene encoding sodium-extruding oxaloacetate decarboxylase subunit alpha produces the protein MTDTKKPLGITDVILRDAHQSLLATRMRLDDMLPIAEKLDKVGFWSLESWGGATFDSCIRYLGEDPWERIRELKKAMPNTQQQMLLRGQNLLGYRHYADDVVDRFCERAAENGVDVFRIFDAMNDPRNLDRAIKAVRKTGKHAQGTIAYTTSPVHTVDMWVEMAKEVADMGADSIAIKDMAGILKPYVAYDLVSRLKKELDIPIHMQCHATTGMSTATAIKAAEAGIDNVDTAISSMSMTYGHSPTEAVVAILEGTDRDTGLDLTLLEEIASYFRQVRKKYAKFEGSLRGTDSRILIAQVPGGMLTNMENQLREQNASDKFDQVLDEIPKVREDLGFIPLVTPTSQIVGTQAVLNVLTGERYKSISKETSAILKGEYGAAPAPMNKELQDRVLDGKEVMTCRPADVLEPEMDKLTDELKKLADEKGIRLADNVEDDVLTYALFPQIGLKFLENRDNPDAFEPVPSADDVAPAKKAAGPETYTVDVNGKKYVVAVSEGGEITQIQGEGGAASAPAAASAAPAAGEGEPVVAPLGGNIFKVQVSPGDVVEEGDVLIILEAMKMETEVRAPKAGTIGEVFIKVGDAVSPDDEMLTIA, from the coding sequence ATGACTGACACAAAGAAACCGCTGGGGATTACGGACGTTATCCTGCGTGACGCCCACCAGTCCCTGCTTGCTACACGCATGCGGCTTGATGACATGCTGCCCATTGCCGAGAAACTCGACAAGGTTGGTTTCTGGTCTTTGGAATCCTGGGGCGGAGCTACCTTCGACTCCTGCATCCGTTACCTGGGCGAAGACCCCTGGGAGCGCATTCGTGAACTGAAAAAGGCCATGCCCAACACCCAACAGCAAATGCTGCTGCGTGGCCAGAACCTGCTGGGTTACCGTCACTACGCGGACGATGTGGTCGACCGTTTCTGTGAGCGTGCTGCCGAGAACGGCGTAGACGTGTTCCGGATTTTCGACGCAATGAACGATCCGCGTAACCTGGACCGTGCCATCAAGGCCGTTCGCAAGACCGGCAAGCATGCCCAGGGCACCATCGCCTACACCACCAGCCCCGTACACACCGTCGACATGTGGGTTGAAATGGCGAAAGAAGTTGCCGACATGGGCGCGGACTCCATCGCCATCAAGGACATGGCCGGCATTCTGAAGCCGTACGTGGCTTACGATCTGGTCAGCCGTCTGAAGAAAGAGCTGGATATCCCCATCCACATGCAGTGCCACGCCACCACCGGCATGTCTACCGCTACCGCCATCAAGGCCGCGGAAGCTGGTATCGATAACGTGGACACCGCGATCTCTTCCATGAGCATGACCTATGGCCACTCGCCCACCGAGGCGGTTGTTGCCATCCTGGAAGGCACAGACCGTGATACCGGCCTGGACCTGACCCTGCTTGAAGAAATCGCCAGCTACTTCCGCCAGGTGCGTAAGAAGTACGCGAAGTTTGAAGGCAGCCTGCGTGGCACCGATTCCCGCATCTTGATTGCTCAGGTTCCGGGCGGCATGCTGACCAACATGGAAAACCAGCTGCGTGAGCAGAACGCGAGCGACAAGTTCGATCAGGTTCTGGATGAGATTCCCAAGGTTCGCGAAGACCTTGGCTTCATCCCGCTGGTCACTCCGACCTCTCAGATTGTAGGTACCCAGGCGGTACTGAACGTTCTGACCGGCGAGCGTTACAAGTCCATCTCCAAGGAAACCTCTGCCATCCTGAAGGGTGAGTACGGCGCTGCACCGGCTCCCATGAACAAGGAGCTGCAGGACCGCGTTCTGGATGGCAAGGAAGTGATGACCTGTCGTCCGGCGGATGTACTTGAGCCAGAAATGGACAAGCTGACCGACGAGCTGAAGAAGCTGGCAGACGAGAAGGGCATCAGGCTGGCTGATAATGTCGAGGACGACGTGCTGACCTATGCACTGTTCCCGCAGATCGGCCTGAAGTTCCTTGAGAACCGTGACAACCCGGATGCGTTTGAGCCAGTGCCGAGCGCTGACGATGTTGCACCTGCCAAGAAGGCTGCTGGTCCCGAGACTTACACCGTCGATGTTAACGGCAAGAAGTATGTGGTTGCTGTATCTGAAGGTGGTGAAATCACCCAGATCCAGGGCGAGGGCGGCGCAGCCTCTGCTCCGGCCGCAGCTTCTGCTGCACCTGCTGCAGGTGAAGGTGAGCCGGTTGTTGCGCCTCTGGGCGGTAACATCTTCAAGGTTCAGGTTTCCCCGGGCGATGTTGTCGAAGAAGGCGATGTGCTGATTATCCTCGAAGCCATGAAGATGGAAACCGAGGTTCGCGCACCCAAGGCCGGTACTATCGGCGAAGTCTTCATCAAGGTCGGTGACGCCGTCTCTCCTGATGATGAAATGCTGACAATCGCATAA
- the imuA gene encoding translesion DNA synthesis-associated protein ImuA codes for MSELLNTLMQDARVWQGHQHRPTSQAAEPTGYQILDNQLGGIGWPRGALSECLLDNSGIGELHLLLPLMQRLSHSGKTVFWLNPPHMPYAPALAREGVNLDQVVMIHTDEAGDFLWTLENCLRSPVTGLVMAWPGKLASRDIRRLQLAAEAGSNVCVLFRERRYADQNSPAALRLELEPGDNQELKINIVKRRGSWPGQRCALAMAQRADLTFHEAPRVVQGPWPASTR; via the coding sequence ATGAGCGAACTTCTGAACACGCTGATGCAGGATGCCCGTGTCTGGCAGGGGCACCAGCACCGGCCAACCAGCCAAGCGGCGGAACCAACCGGCTACCAGATCCTGGACAACCAGCTTGGTGGCATCGGCTGGCCCCGGGGGGCGTTGAGCGAGTGTCTGCTGGATAACTCCGGCATCGGCGAGCTGCACCTGTTGCTGCCCTTGATGCAACGGCTGTCCCACAGCGGAAAAACCGTGTTTTGGCTGAATCCGCCACACATGCCCTATGCCCCGGCGCTGGCCCGGGAAGGCGTGAACCTGGATCAGGTAGTCATGATCCACACCGACGAGGCCGGTGATTTCCTGTGGACGCTGGAAAACTGCCTGCGCTCGCCGGTTACCGGCCTGGTAATGGCCTGGCCCGGCAAGCTGGCGTCCCGGGATATCCGGCGGCTGCAGTTGGCGGCGGAAGCCGGCAGCAACGTGTGTGTACTCTTTCGCGAGCGCCGCTATGCCGACCAGAATTCACCCGCGGCCCTGCGCCTGGAACTGGAGCCGGGCGACAACCAGGAGCTGAAGATCAACATCGTGAAGCGCCGGGGCAGCTGGCCCGGCCAACGCTGTGCCCTGGCCATGGCGCAGCGAGCTGACCTGACCTTCCATGAGGCTCCCCGAGTAGTTCAGGGACCCTGGCCCGCCTCTACCCGGTAA
- the dbpA gene encoding ATP-dependent RNA helicase DbpA: MPSFKEFGLSPAMASNLEQLGFEQPTEIQAKALPPCLAKKDVIALAQTGSGKTAAFGIGLIEHLNLRLFAVQGLVLCPTRELADQVAKALRELARARDNVKILTLCGGVSIGPQIGSLSHGAHIVVGTPGRIQDHLRKGTLNLDRVNTVVLDEADRMLDMGFEEAMEDILGQTPDSRQTLMFSATWPETIRALSGRYQREPEDVRAEAKKGNPDIQELFYEIAPGSAQDAVMALLSERQPTSCIVFCAMKQQCDELAEALRQSGFSALALHGDLEQRDRDSVLVRFGNQSCSVLVATDVAARGLDIKSLPLVINAEPARDSEVHTHRVGRTGRAGEQGLAVTFCTPSKGHKINRLESDRGQAVEWGNSEALMAVPLKPLEPAMTTLCIAGGRKEKIRPGDVLGALTGEAGIPGKAVGKIDLFDFQCFVAVERSVAAKALKRLESGRIKGRKIRVRYA; the protein is encoded by the coding sequence ATGCCTTCCTTTAAAGAGTTTGGTCTTTCCCCGGCTATGGCCTCCAACCTGGAGCAGCTTGGATTCGAGCAGCCTACCGAAATTCAGGCGAAAGCCTTGCCCCCATGCCTGGCGAAAAAGGATGTCATTGCCTTGGCTCAAACCGGCAGCGGCAAGACTGCAGCCTTCGGAATTGGTCTGATCGAGCACCTGAATCTGCGTCTGTTTGCGGTTCAGGGCCTGGTGCTGTGCCCGACCCGTGAACTGGCGGATCAGGTGGCCAAGGCGCTCCGGGAGCTTGCACGCGCCCGCGATAACGTAAAGATCCTGACCCTGTGCGGTGGGGTATCGATTGGGCCGCAGATTGGCTCCTTGAGCCACGGCGCTCACATCGTGGTGGGCACGCCCGGGCGTATTCAGGATCACCTGCGCAAGGGAACCCTGAACCTGGACCGGGTAAATACTGTGGTTCTGGATGAAGCAGACCGAATGCTGGACATGGGCTTCGAAGAGGCCATGGAAGATATTCTCGGGCAGACGCCCGATTCCCGTCAGACCCTGATGTTCTCAGCCACTTGGCCTGAGACGATTCGCGCGCTCAGTGGCCGCTATCAGCGCGAACCAGAGGACGTTCGGGCCGAGGCCAAGAAGGGCAATCCCGACATCCAGGAGCTGTTCTACGAAATCGCCCCGGGCTCTGCCCAGGATGCGGTGATGGCGCTGTTGTCTGAGCGGCAGCCGACTTCCTGCATCGTGTTTTGCGCCATGAAGCAGCAGTGCGACGAGCTGGCTGAGGCGCTGCGGCAGAGCGGGTTCTCCGCACTGGCGTTGCACGGTGACCTGGAGCAGCGGGACCGCGACAGCGTGCTGGTTCGCTTTGGCAATCAAAGCTGTTCGGTGCTGGTGGCGACGGATGTGGCAGCCCGGGGCCTGGATATCAAATCCCTGCCGCTGGTGATTAACGCCGAGCCAGCCCGTGATAGCGAAGTGCATACCCATCGGGTAGGGCGCACTGGGCGAGCGGGCGAGCAGGGCCTGGCGGTGACCTTCTGCACACCCTCCAAGGGCCACAAGATCAACCGTCTGGAGTCAGATCGTGGCCAGGCAGTGGAGTGGGGTAATTCCGAGGCGCTGATGGCGGTCCCGCTGAAGCCGTTGGAGCCCGCCATGACAACCCTGTGCATCGCCGGCGGCCGCAAAGAGAAAATTCGCCCGGGGGATGTTCTGGGTGCCCTGACAGGCGAAGCCGGGATTCCGGGGAAGGCAGTCGGGAAAATCGACCTGTTCGATTTCCAGTGTTTTGTGGCCGTCGAAAGAAGTGTTGCTGCCAAGGCGCTGAAGCGACTCGAAAGTGGGCGAATCAAAGGCCGGAAAATACGTGTTCGATATGCGTGA
- a CDS encoding error-prone DNA polymerase, translated as MTGSVYAELFCFSNFTFLTGASHPHELAERAAELGYAALAITDACSVAGIPRAWAALKDSPVKLITGSWFELEDAPPGASLPRFILLARTRRGYGQLCQLITTGRRRAEKGQYQLFFRDVETHALDDCLCLWLPPTLAEADADQALACGEWLQRLFDPRLWIAAARTLESGEEQQLARARWLADQLRCPITATGEVHMHSRERQPLQDVLTALRNHTNLEQAGHCLFQNGERYLRPAPVLQRLFPDTWLRETRRIADQCTFQPGSLRYEYPPDLVPEAETPAAYLKRLTREGERRRYPEDTPLTVQALIRKELDLISEMKYEHYFLTIHDIVAFARSRDILCQGRGSAANSAVCYCLGITEVNPARVELLFERFISKDRDEPPDIDVDFEHERREEVIQYIYRRYSRERAALAATVIRYRPRSAIRDVGKALGFDPAQVEQLLEGIDWRDQATGWRQQVLDKRLTRNPKVADQFFTLVNTLLGFPRHLSQHVGGFVISSGPLAELVPVENAAMADRTVIQWDKDDLESLGLMKVDVLALGMLSAIRKALELISDQKGHPFQMQDIPLEDRATYDMLQKGDSIGVFQVESRAQINMLPRLKPETYYDLVIEVAIVRPGPIQGDMVHPYLRRKHGLEPVDYPNDAIRKVLERTLGVPIFQEQVIKLAMVAAGFSAGEADQLRRAMAAWKSHGDLTPFRDKLITGMLERGHDADFAERLYQQICGFGGYGFPESHAASFALLVYVSAWIKCHYPAAFYCALLNSQPMGFYSPSQLVQDARRRGVAALPPDVNHSQWDHTLEGPERKLRLGLRLIQGLSAKGAERLCQQRPPEGYRSTSELRQRADLNQRDMELLAGANAMPDFTDNRHQAYWQLLGHEQPAELFAAEAAETYNQETCEQLPEPSEGQNVLADYASQGLTLQRHPLALLRDQGHLQFCLSAEQLQQTEAGRPVQVAGLVTGRQRPGSASGVTFVTLEDETGNVNVVVWLETARRQRKPLLTARLLHVKGILEREGDIIHVMAGKLSDLSHLIKTLPVSSRNFH; from the coding sequence ATGACCGGGTCTGTCTACGCTGAGCTGTTCTGCTTCAGCAACTTCACCTTCCTGACCGGCGCCTCACATCCCCACGAGCTGGCCGAACGGGCGGCGGAACTGGGCTATGCCGCATTGGCCATCACCGACGCCTGCTCGGTGGCCGGCATCCCCCGGGCCTGGGCTGCCCTGAAAGACAGCCCGGTAAAACTGATTACCGGCAGCTGGTTTGAACTCGAAGATGCCCCACCCGGCGCCAGCCTGCCCCGGTTCATTCTGCTGGCCCGCACCCGCCGAGGCTACGGCCAGCTGTGTCAGCTGATCACCACCGGCCGGCGCCGGGCCGAAAAAGGCCAATATCAGCTGTTCTTCCGGGACGTTGAAACTCACGCGCTGGATGACTGCCTGTGCCTGTGGTTACCGCCCACCCTGGCCGAAGCCGACGCCGATCAGGCCCTGGCCTGTGGCGAATGGCTGCAACGCCTGTTTGACCCAAGATTGTGGATCGCTGCCGCCCGCACCCTGGAATCCGGCGAAGAACAGCAACTGGCCCGGGCCCGCTGGCTGGCCGACCAGTTGCGCTGCCCGATCACCGCCACCGGCGAGGTGCACATGCACAGCCGGGAACGCCAGCCCCTGCAGGACGTGCTCACCGCCCTGCGCAATCACACCAACCTGGAACAGGCCGGCCACTGCCTGTTCCAGAATGGCGAACGCTACCTGCGCCCGGCACCGGTGCTGCAACGGCTGTTTCCAGACACCTGGCTACGGGAAACCCGGCGAATTGCCGACCAGTGCACCTTCCAACCCGGCAGCCTGCGCTACGAATACCCACCGGACCTGGTGCCCGAGGCAGAAACCCCGGCCGCCTACCTGAAACGCCTCACCCGCGAAGGCGAACGCCGCCGTTACCCGGAGGACACGCCTCTGACCGTGCAGGCCCTGATCCGCAAGGAGCTGGATCTGATCTCGGAGATGAAGTACGAACACTACTTCCTCACCATTCACGACATCGTCGCCTTCGCCCGCAGCCGGGACATTCTCTGCCAGGGCCGGGGCTCGGCCGCCAACTCGGCGGTGTGTTACTGCCTGGGCATCACCGAAGTAAACCCGGCCCGGGTCGAGCTGCTGTTCGAACGCTTTATCTCGAAAGACCGCGACGAGCCCCCCGATATCGACGTGGACTTTGAACACGAACGCCGGGAAGAAGTCATCCAGTACATTTACCGGCGCTACAGCCGGGAACGGGCAGCACTGGCGGCGACAGTCATCCGCTACCGCCCCCGCAGCGCCATCCGTGATGTCGGCAAGGCCCTGGGCTTTGACCCGGCCCAGGTAGAACAATTGCTGGAAGGCATCGACTGGCGCGACCAAGCCACCGGCTGGCGCCAACAAGTACTCGACAAACGCCTGACCCGAAACCCCAAGGTGGCGGACCAGTTCTTCACCCTGGTTAACACCCTGCTCGGCTTTCCCCGCCACCTGTCCCAGCACGTGGGCGGCTTTGTCATCAGCTCCGGCCCGCTGGCCGAACTGGTGCCGGTGGAAAACGCCGCCATGGCCGACCGCACCGTGATCCAGTGGGACAAAGACGACCTGGAAAGCCTGGGCCTGATGAAAGTGGATGTACTCGCCCTGGGCATGCTCTCCGCCATCCGCAAGGCCCTAGAACTGATCAGCGACCAGAAAGGCCACCCGTTCCAGATGCAGGACATCCCCCTGGAAGACCGCGCCACCTACGACATGCTCCAGAAAGGTGACAGCATCGGCGTATTTCAGGTGGAATCCCGCGCCCAGATCAACATGCTGCCAAGACTAAAACCGGAAACCTATTACGACCTGGTGATCGAAGTGGCCATCGTTCGCCCCGGCCCTATTCAGGGCGACATGGTGCACCCCTACCTGCGCCGAAAGCACGGACTGGAACCGGTGGACTACCCCAACGACGCCATCCGCAAAGTACTCGAGCGCACACTGGGCGTACCCATCTTTCAGGAACAGGTCATCAAACTCGCCATGGTAGCCGCCGGCTTCTCCGCCGGTGAGGCGGACCAACTACGCCGGGCTATGGCCGCCTGGAAATCCCACGGCGATCTGACTCCGTTCCGGGATAAACTCATCACCGGCATGCTCGAACGCGGCCACGATGCCGACTTCGCCGAACGGCTGTACCAGCAGATCTGCGGCTTTGGCGGCTATGGCTTCCCGGAATCCCACGCCGCCAGTTTTGCGCTGCTGGTGTACGTCTCCGCCTGGATCAAATGCCACTACCCGGCCGCCTTCTACTGCGCGCTGCTGAACAGCCAGCCCATGGGCTTCTACTCGCCCTCTCAACTGGTCCAGGACGCTCGCCGCCGCGGCGTCGCCGCTTTGCCGCCAGACGTCAATCACAGCCAATGGGACCACACCCTGGAAGGCCCCGAGCGCAAATTGAGACTGGGCCTGCGGCTGATCCAGGGCCTCTCCGCCAAGGGTGCCGAACGCTTATGCCAACAGCGCCCGCCCGAAGGCTATCGCTCCACCAGCGAACTGCGCCAGCGCGCCGACCTCAACCAGCGCGACATGGAACTGCTCGCCGGCGCCAACGCCATGCCCGACTTCACCGATAACCGGCACCAAGCCTACTGGCAGCTACTCGGCCACGAACAACCAGCCGAACTCTTCGCCGCCGAAGCAGCCGAAACCTACAATCAGGAAACCTGCGAGCAATTGCCCGAGCCCAGCGAGGGCCAGAACGTACTCGCCGACTACGCCAGCCAGGGCCTGACCCTGCAACGCCACCCGTTGGCCCTGCTCCGAGACCAGGGCCACCTGCAGTTCTGCCTGAGCGCCGAACAACTCCAACAAACCGAAGCCGGCCGCCCCGTCCAGGTCGCCGGCTTGGTTACCGGCCGCCAACGCCCCGGCTCCGCCTCCGGCGTAACCTTCGTCACCCTGGAAGACGAAACCGGCAACGTAAACGTGGTGGTCTGGCTCGAAACCGCCCGGCGCCAGCGCAAACCACTGTTAACCGCCCGACTGCTGCATGTGAAAGGAATTCTGGAACGAGAAGGCGACATTATTCATGTGATGGCAGGAAAGCTTTCCGACCTGAGCCATCTCATCAAGACGCTCCCGGTCAGCTCAAGAAACTTTCATTAG